CAAACACAATTTCCCTACACATGGGCGGATCACGAATTATCCTATCTTGGGGTTCAACTGACAAGATCCACCAAACAACTATTCAAATGTAACTTCAAGCCCCTCCTAGCTACACTCCAAACTGAAACTCAAAAACTGGCAAGACACGAACTCTCCTGGTCAGGGAGACTGGCTGCGTTTAAAATGATGCATCTCCCCCAGCTATTGTACTTGTTTCGGACACTCCCCATACCCATCCCATCGTCCTACTTTCACTCCCTTCAAACTATCTTGAATAAACTACTGTGGCAAGGCAAAACACCAAGGTGCGCTAAACAACTACTCACCAAACATAAACTAGCCGGTGGAGCAGGGTCCATCGACTTTAAAGAATACTATTGGGCAGCAATACTTGCCCAACTTAAAGATTGGTTtcttcctcgcccccttacactTTGGGGACAGTTGGAATCCACGGCGGTCAAACACCGCACACTAAGAAATTGGATTCTAGGGGTCCCACATGGATCGCTAGTCTCTGACTCACTTCCCCCTACGATGAAAGCTTCGGCTTCGGCCTGGAAATTTCTGGTCCAACAGGGTGAAATGCATACACATCAGTTTCAACCTCCTCTCCCACTAACAGTCCTAGAACATTGCACAGAAAACCTCAGACTGTCTCATTGGACGTCTTCTGGTATACACCACATACAAGACATCTTTTCCAACACCTCTTTGCTCACGTTCCCTCAGATACAAGAAAAATTTAACCTTGGATCTGCGGAACTCTTCACATATCTTAGGGTTAAACATTGTCTCTCTCAGATACCCGAGCCATGCTATTCCATTCCTCCTAAAATATGGTCATTTTTGAATGACGTAGTATCCACACAGAAAGGAATTTCCGTTTTCTATGAtgtgttccgccaaaaaaaaatgttcaccaaGGCTAAGCCTCACGACCAGTGGGACATAGACACAGGGCAAACGCTTACTGAAACACATTGGCGCTCCGCGCTCAAATCCGTATACAAAGCCACACGCAACGCGACGCTGTGGGAACTCACAATAAAAATCTCTCTCCGCTGGTACCTCACACCCGCTAAAATAGCTAAGTTCGGTAAAGATATCCCCGACTCCTGTTGGAGATGCAACACGACCAGgggtgacattttccacattcttTGGACGTGCTCATGTCTCAGACCATACTGGACAACCATGTTCTATATTTTATCGGATATCACAAACACCACGGTATCTCCCTCCCCGGCAATGGCACTACTCAACATGCATATTGACCTGATCCCCTGCAACATGAGACTGGTAGTCACCAATATATTGCTCGCAGCTCGACTGTGTATAACTAGACTATGGAAGGACACCCATCCCCCGACGATTGATAGTGTTATTGACTTGGTAAACCTTCACTACAACTACGAGCTGACAATGGCATCCGCTACGGGAAGGTATACTGAGGCACAAGAGAAGTGGCGGCCGTGGTCCAACTGGACCGGGGCGGCGACCTTTCTGTGACCCAGACATCTGTTTCGGTCCACATAAATCTCCTGGTCGCTCTTTAGTTCGGGTTATTTTAACTCCTATGCACCTATTGGGGATCTGTaagttctctctctctattgaaaCACGTGATTTTTGCATTGTACTCCTACAAAAGATTGTAACCTGTTACCATTCTTGTACCGTCTTGACGGAAAACTGGAATATGTTTTTGAGCGTTCTGTTcatatatctgtaaaaaaaaaaaaaacctaataaaaactatttacaaaaaaaaaaacttccccatgcactgatcatcgccgacagtacaagtatcaggtgaagcatcgggagcatttgcccgagtacaagtactcgggcaaatgcttggtatcggtcccgataccgatattagtatcggtatcgggacaaccctatttcaGTCCTAAGTAGAATCTCCTGTGTTGTGTCCTTATCACTTAAGAACTCCCCATGAATCTTCCCTTTTGTAGTTTCTGGCACcatggccatcttaatagcatcatgggcccctgggcaaagtaatgcagtgGGGCCCTTACtagcctgccccaatttacacacctacttccAAGAAAAAGtcaaaatagttgatagaattaaattattattattatttattagtacgttcaataaaatagattttagaCAATTAAACATGCCATAAGTgaaagactaatcaacacaaagggcacagtacaggggggaggcagaagggcacaatactgggatcaggagggcacagtacaggttccAGGAAGCTGCACAGCTCCCCATCCCAGGACAGTTTAATAAAAAGTGTGACTGTCCCATCAAATCTGGGACAGATTGCAAGTATGATTTAATGCAAGATTTTCATGGGACCCCCATGCAccttgggcccctgggcagtgcccaagggtgcccatgcattaagacagccatGTCTGGCACTTTTCTGCTGCTGCGAAGCTCGGTGGATCTTCAGAGGGAGAGCCAGAAAAGGAGGCGTGGGGAcggtaaatataatatacttaaagagtcactaaaggaatttttttttttagctaaatagcttcctttaccttactgcagtcctggtttcatgtcctcattgttcgtttttgctttgatgttgctgtaaatcctctctgttttggacacttcctggttgcctgtttcctgataaccacagtactgggagatttctcacggtggtcactaatcaaggaggtgtgattattgtgtgtaaaacgaaactggattggtgctgaggagttttagacaaagtatcactgctctctattggctgactgccctctagtggctctctgtacatcagagaaccagcaaacaacagcaaaaacgaaactacactgcaggtacattatatgattgttttttatctatttttaatcatttttaaaaggaatcagttaactattatgtctctatgccctgtaaacagtcatttcagctaaaaaaaagttttcctttagtgaccctttaatggccCCTTCCTTTCCTTAATGAATACAGCGAGTGACTGGTAACGATCACTCACTTTGTTCAtttataactgaagcatagtaaactgtgtttgggAAGCCCTTCAAGTTGGCAACAGGTCTAGGGTCTGCAAAACCCTCATCGCTATAAGTTGGTGATGAACTCCACCATCTCCTTCAGTCTTGCCTTGTTGTACAGGCTCCCCACCCCCTAAAGGCATTGATATTCGCAAACTTCTCCTAACAGATGCCctactgcttgcatcagggctgTGGGCTCTTGAGAGGAGAACTGAGGCAGGGTGTTGTGATGTGTTCAGGGAGCCATGTACAGCACCCTATACCagtccctcccaccagccatgatctgcctgcattgcacagagacccagtgatgacatcactaagTCTAAAGTTTGGAATGCAATACaaactgaggggcagatccacagcgcgagtacgccggcgtatctactgatacgccggcgtactttcaaattacccgcgtcgtatctttagtttgaatcctcaaaccaagatacgacggcatctgggtttgatccgacaggcgtacggcttcgtacgccttcaggtcgtagatgcaatactttggtgtccgctgggtggagttcgcgtcgttttccacgtcgggtatgcaaattagctatttccgatgatccacgaacgtacgcgcggccgtcgcattctcttacgtcgtctctagtcggctttttccggggtacagttaaagctggtattttgcggcgtatagttagatttgccatgttaagtatggccgtcgttcccacgtcgaaattttaattttttttttttttgcgtaactcgtccgtgaatcgggatggacgtaagtcacgtctaagtttaaaaaatgacgtccttgcgacgtcatttcgcgcaatgcacggcgggaaatttcaaaacggagcatgcgcagttcattcagcgcggggacgcgcttcattaaaatgaaacacgccccctaatcgctgatttgaattccgccgccagaaatacactacgccgccgtaacttacggcgcaaaatctttgaggattcgaaagaacgccaggtaaggtacggcggcgtagcgtatctctgatacgctgcgcggatctaaatgtatgtggatctacccctgaatgtttttattattgataAAGGGAGAAAGAAGCACAAAGGGAAGGCGAAATATAAGCAAATTAAACTTCAGCTATAACTTTTCAATCTTCCAGGTTAAAAGACCCTCAACATAATATTATCCAAAAAACAGATGACATCTAGTGGCTGAAAGGAGTCACTGAATTTGGTAGAGTTGGATAGGTGGTGAGTACTgcagccagaattttttttttttctacttataCCTAGGTGGGGGTCATTCCTTTAAAAAAAGAGCTAGTGCTTAAAGTAATCAAATACTCTATGTCAATCAAACCAAATGGAGCTTgctgattggagaaaaaaaaaacatcaaagtaTTCCCATCAGCAAGCTGCTGCTACTTCATTCTCTAATCACATTGTTGGCCAAGCTTTATTGTTTGACTGCAGCAGGAAAATGTAAATGGTCCGAACCTGGCTACATTGTCTGGCAATGGTGCCGGTATTAGAAAACTAAATAGAATTATGACTATTTTAGCAGGTAGGGATATTTTAAACTGTGCATTCAACTGTTTGCATACAATCACACTTAGAAAAGTCACACTTACTTTTGAGCCCATTTGAATTGCATCCATCTTCAAAGCAGCATTCTGAGTACAGGGACAATATCAATTTAGTACAATCTAATTTCATTGGTTCTGGGCGGCAAACATTCTTGTTAGCGGCAGGCATACATCTCTTTCTGACTATAACTCTGTTATCATTGCCTAAAGGAGGAAAGAAACACAGCAAGTCATTAGAAATGTATAatgctatatacagtattatgGTCATTATtatggactaaaaaaataaaaaattattagatAATATATCTAGTCAGGTAAATGTTAAATATTGCAAATTAACAGTTTTCATTCCTCTTttaagccagcaggtggagctttGGACAGTTTTTCACATTGTCCAGTCTCCCCCTTTGCGTCTttctgtattttataatgtttaaCACCTTTTTATTTCGAATTTGCAAAATAAAGTACAGTGTACAAATGTAGTTCTCAAAGTGAACATAAGCTTACTGAGTATATAAGACAATAcacaatggggtggatttactgaaggcaaaaagattgtgcactctgcaagtgcagttgctccagagcgtaGTAAATGAGACAAAGCTTcacttttgcaaagaatacccaatcacgtgaaagaaaaaaattgtttttttgcttgcacatgattggatgatggaagtctatttgcttttagtaaatcaaccccgtagTGGTCAACTAATTTAACTCCAGAGTTGGGctgtaaagtgtatttccactttttcaGCCAAATTGGGATCAAACCTTCCTTTTACCAAAACATAAGCTAAAAAAATGCTGGTTACCTTTGTAAGTGCCTTTTACTTGCTTAACCCGCTTAAAGACTGCCCACGCCATATATACGTCGCCATATAtgcgtcggtagaatggcacggacaggcattatcacgtacctgtacgtggccctttaaataCCTGCCGTGTGGTCACAAATGCGCCGCCGCAGGCGGGCTCGTGACCCTGCCGCCTTCCCCGTGAgtcggaccgcgggtcccgcggactcgatcaccATGGGGATCCCCGCGATCATCTCTCGaaggtatagagcggggagatgcttgtgtaaacaagcatctccctcctctccctagtgacaatgacactgatctcggctccgtgttctcggagcagagatcagtgtcatgtgacacagagcccaatcccccctacagttagaaacacaacgCAGCACcaaagcaccacctagtggttaacccctttactgccagtgtcattttcacagtaaccagtgcatttttatagcactgatcgctatgaaaatgacaatggtcccaaaaatgtgtcaaaagtatccgatgtgtccgccataaatgtCACAGtcaacgaaaaaaatcactgatcgctgccattactagtaaaaaaaaaaaattataaaaatgccataaaactatcccctattttgtaaacgctataacttttgcgcaaaccaatcaataaacgcttattgcaattctttttaccaaaaatatgtgccgAATCGCAAGTGCTCTggccattgagcagccaaatcttctggggctgaagtggttaaagggcaaaaTGTTGAATCTATTTGATACTCCTATACTGTAAGCTCATCTACATTTAGGTCAAGGGAACAGGAATTTTCTTGACTTGTACATGTCTTCGTAATGTACAATTTACAATATTTTTAGACGTGTCTTTAAATCTTACCTATCCTGCTGGATTCTATTTGTGTTGCACAGAAATCATCATCATTTTCACACTGCTGCAGAACACCCTGACAGTCAGTGTTTTCTTCACCAAAGACTTTGCATGTGAAGCAGCTCATGCACTGCCTAGAAAAGAAAAGTGCTGCGTGTTAGATGGCACAAGACATGCCTAGAAATTCACAAATTAAATATTTAGACTTCAGATCTGCTTGTCTATCCCTATATGCATCTAACATCATCAAGAAAGCCCGGAGCCAGGAGCACAGTGACTCAGAGTAGGGCCCACATGACTGGGTGAACAGTAGAATTAACTATTGCTgctagggggagagggggaggagagaggaggacatAAAAGGGGCTGTTCCCGCCCCTGGGCACGCACAGCGCGCTgaaaagttcccacccaccctcccttgttttcgtatcttgtttggtcaTGTAGGTCATGTTGTATGTCAGTGTTGTGTCGTGTATGTTGGTTTGTGTTTTGCTTGTTTCATCCATAGGTTTCAAGCAAGGTTGTCGTGGCAAGCGTGGTTTTTgtctctgcgggtgaaggaggGGAGCCGGAAAATAAGGGAGTTAAGGACCTGTCGGTTGACAGGAAAAAGGATGGTGCCCGATAACGGAGGTTACCTGGAGGGATCGGTTTGGTGCACTGGCGGTCGGGAGGGTCTCTGAGCAGCCTCGGCCTTGAGGCCTGTCAGAAGGGCACGAGAGACGCAGTGGCAATTGAGGAGTTCATTGTATATATATTGGAGTGAAAATATAGAGGCGCTAGGTAGTAGTGTGAGAACACTAAGAAATATTATGCATGAAATACCTAAATATAAATGAGTGAGTATGAAATaagaaattatataaataaataatagtgaCCACGTAT
This sequence is a window from Rana temporaria chromosome 10, aRanTem1.1, whole genome shotgun sequence. Protein-coding genes within it:
- the LOC120916430 gene encoding phospholipase A2 inhibitor and Ly6/PLAUR domain-containing protein-like, which codes for MSCFTCKVFGEENTDCQGVLQQCENDDDFCATQIESSRIGNDNRVIVRKRCMPAANKNVCRPEPMKLDCTKLILSLYSECCFEDGCNSNGLKIPADNTTKNGHQCPTCFVENSNTCPCSKTELKECTGNANTCLEFSGHVQRPEDVEKLYAFKGCVDGNLCKTDLSKLPGCEVGSDAKLTCT